The proteins below are encoded in one region of Anguilla anguilla isolate fAngAng1 chromosome 3, fAngAng1.pri, whole genome shotgun sequence:
- the LOC118223468 gene encoding serine/threonine-protein kinase PAK 3-like isoform X3, giving the protein MSDSAGTEEKPPAPPLRMNSNNRDSSSANHSSKPLPMAPEEKNKKARLRSIFPGGDKTNKKKERERPEISLPSDFEHTIHVGFDAVTGEFTGIPEQWARLLQTSNITKLEQKKNPQAVLDVLKFYNSKETVNNQKYMSFTSGDKSAHGYIAPNPLATKTTTEPPLAPPVSEEEEEFDEEDEEDDDEEEEDEEEDDDDEPPPVIAPRPEHTKSIFTRSVLEPALPTAPVKEESKSPESLAPENTSSALYRHTDRQRKKSKMTDEEILERLRSIVSVGDPKKKYTRFEKIGQGASGTVYTAIDVATGQEVAVKQMNLQQQPKKELIINEILVMRENKNSNIVNYLDSYLVGDELWVVMEYLPGGSLTDVVTETCMDEGQIAAVCRECLQALDFLHSNQVIHRDIKSDNILLGMDGSVKLTDFGFCAQITPEQNKRSTMVGTPYWMAPEVVTRKAYGSKVDIWSLGIMAIEMVEGEPPYLNENPLRALYLIATNGTPELQNPEKLSAVFRDFLNRCLEMDVDRRGSAKELLQHPFLKLAKPLSSLTPLIVAAKEAIKNSSR; this is encoded by the exons ATGTCTGATAGTGCGGGCACTGAAGAGAaacctccagccccgcccctgagAATGAACAGCAACAACAGAGACTcttcatcagccaatcacagctctaaACCCCTTCCAATGGCTCCAGAGGAGAAGAACAAGAAGGCTCGTCTGCGCTCGATATTTCCAGGAGGTGACAAGA ccaataagaaaaaagaaagggagcGTCCAGAGATTTCTCTGCCCTCTGACTTCGAACACACCATACACGTCGGCTTTGATGCAGTTACCGGAGAGTTTACG GGCATCCCTGAGCAGTGGGCACGACTCCTCCAGACGTCCAACATCACCAAGCTGGAGCAGAAGAAGAACCCACAGGCCGTGCTGGACGTTCTCAAGTTCTACAACTCCAAAGAGACCGTCAACAACCAGAAATACATGAGCTTTACCTCTGGAG ATAAATCAGCACATGGTTATATAGCACCTAATCCTCTG GCTACAAAGACCACAACTGAGCCGCCACTAGCCCCCCCTGTgtcagaggaggaagaggagtttgatgaagaggatgaagaagacgatgacgaggaggaggaagatgaagaagaagatgatgatgacgagCCTCCGCCTGTCATTGCTCCTCGACCGGAGCATACAAAATCT ATCTTCACCCGCTCTGTCCTTGAGCCAGCTCTACCCACTGCTCCTGTCAAAGAGGAGTCCAAATCCCCTGAATCGCTGGCCCCGGAGAACACCTCCAGCGCTCTGTATCGACACACGGACCGTCAGAGGAAGAAGTCCAAGATGACAGATGAGGAAATACTAGAGCGATTGA GGAGCATTGTGAGTGTGGGAGACCCAAAAAAGAAGTACACGCGCTTCGAGAAAATAGGACAAGG AGCTTCTGGGACTGTGTACACGGCCATCGACGTTGCCACAGGACAGGAG GTGGCTGTAAAACAGATGAACTTGCAGCAGCAGCCAAAGAAGGAGCTCATTATCAATGAGATCTTGGTGatgagggaaaacaaaaattccAACATCGTAAACTACCTGGACAG CTACCTGGTGGGGGACGAGCTGTGGGTCGTGATGGAGTACCTCCCCGGGGGCTCCTTGACCGATGTCGTTACCGAGACCTGCATGGACGAGGGTCAGATCGCGGCTGTCTGCAGAGAG TGTCTTCAGGCGCTGGACTTCCTGCACTCCAACCAGGTGATCCACAGGGACATCAAAAGTGACAACATCCTGCTGGGAATGGACGGGTCTGTGAAACTCA CGGATTTTGGCTTCTGCGCCCAGATCACCCCAGAGCAGAACAAACGCAGCACCATGGTGGGCACGCCCTACTGGATGGCCCCTGAGGTGGTGACCCGCAAAGCCTATGGCTCCAAGGTTGACATCTGGTCCCTGGGCATCATGGCTATTGAGATGGTGGAAGGGGAGCCTCCATACCTCAACGAAAATCCTCTCAGG GCCCTGTATCTGATTGCTACCAACGGAACACCTGAGCTCCAGAACCCAGAGAAGCTGTCCGCCGTGTTCCGCGACTTCCTCAACCGTTGCCTAGAAATGGATGTTGACAGGAGAGGATCTGCGAAGGAACTCCTACAG CACCCGTTCCTGAAGTTAGCCAAACCCCTCTCCAGCCTGACGCCCCTTATTGTAGCTGCTAAGGAAGCCATAAAGAATAGCAGTCGCTAA
- the LOC118223468 gene encoding serine/threonine-protein kinase PAK 3-like isoform X1 → MSDSAGTEEKPPAPPLRMNSNNRDSSSANHSSKPLPMAPEEKNKKARLRSIFPGGDKTNKKKERERPEISLPSDFEHTIHVGFDAVTGEFTGIPEQWARLLQTSNITKLEQKKNPQAVLDVLKFYNSKETVNNQKYMSFTSGDKSAHGYIAPNPLKRLLSGPALTIRSCSALFDKATKTTTEPPLAPPVSEEEEEFDEEDEEDDDEEEEDEEEDDDDEPPPVIAPRPEHTKSIFTRSVLEPALPTAPVKEESKSPESLAPENTSSALYRHTDRQRKKSKMTDEEILERLRSIVSVGDPKKKYTRFEKIGQGASGTVYTAIDVATGQEVAVKQMNLQQQPKKELIINEILVMRENKNSNIVNYLDSYLVGDELWVVMEYLPGGSLTDVVTETCMDEGQIAAVCRECLQALDFLHSNQVIHRDIKSDNILLGMDGSVKLTDFGFCAQITPEQNKRSTMVGTPYWMAPEVVTRKAYGSKVDIWSLGIMAIEMVEGEPPYLNENPLRALYLIATNGTPELQNPEKLSAVFRDFLNRCLEMDVDRRGSAKELLQHPFLKLAKPLSSLTPLIVAAKEAIKNSSR, encoded by the exons ATGTCTGATAGTGCGGGCACTGAAGAGAaacctccagccccgcccctgagAATGAACAGCAACAACAGAGACTcttcatcagccaatcacagctctaaACCCCTTCCAATGGCTCCAGAGGAGAAGAACAAGAAGGCTCGTCTGCGCTCGATATTTCCAGGAGGTGACAAGA ccaataagaaaaaagaaagggagcGTCCAGAGATTTCTCTGCCCTCTGACTTCGAACACACCATACACGTCGGCTTTGATGCAGTTACCGGAGAGTTTACG GGCATCCCTGAGCAGTGGGCACGACTCCTCCAGACGTCCAACATCACCAAGCTGGAGCAGAAGAAGAACCCACAGGCCGTGCTGGACGTTCTCAAGTTCTACAACTCCAAAGAGACCGTCAACAACCAGAAATACATGAGCTTTACCTCTGGAG ATAAATCAGCACATGGTTATATAGCACCTAATCCTCTG AAACGCCTCCTGTCTGGGCCTGCTCTCACCATTAGATCCTGCAGCGCATTATTTGACAAG GCTACAAAGACCACAACTGAGCCGCCACTAGCCCCCCCTGTgtcagaggaggaagaggagtttgatgaagaggatgaagaagacgatgacgaggaggaggaagatgaagaagaagatgatgatgacgagCCTCCGCCTGTCATTGCTCCTCGACCGGAGCATACAAAATCT ATCTTCACCCGCTCTGTCCTTGAGCCAGCTCTACCCACTGCTCCTGTCAAAGAGGAGTCCAAATCCCCTGAATCGCTGGCCCCGGAGAACACCTCCAGCGCTCTGTATCGACACACGGACCGTCAGAGGAAGAAGTCCAAGATGACAGATGAGGAAATACTAGAGCGATTGA GGAGCATTGTGAGTGTGGGAGACCCAAAAAAGAAGTACACGCGCTTCGAGAAAATAGGACAAGG AGCTTCTGGGACTGTGTACACGGCCATCGACGTTGCCACAGGACAGGAG GTGGCTGTAAAACAGATGAACTTGCAGCAGCAGCCAAAGAAGGAGCTCATTATCAATGAGATCTTGGTGatgagggaaaacaaaaattccAACATCGTAAACTACCTGGACAG CTACCTGGTGGGGGACGAGCTGTGGGTCGTGATGGAGTACCTCCCCGGGGGCTCCTTGACCGATGTCGTTACCGAGACCTGCATGGACGAGGGTCAGATCGCGGCTGTCTGCAGAGAG TGTCTTCAGGCGCTGGACTTCCTGCACTCCAACCAGGTGATCCACAGGGACATCAAAAGTGACAACATCCTGCTGGGAATGGACGGGTCTGTGAAACTCA CGGATTTTGGCTTCTGCGCCCAGATCACCCCAGAGCAGAACAAACGCAGCACCATGGTGGGCACGCCCTACTGGATGGCCCCTGAGGTGGTGACCCGCAAAGCCTATGGCTCCAAGGTTGACATCTGGTCCCTGGGCATCATGGCTATTGAGATGGTGGAAGGGGAGCCTCCATACCTCAACGAAAATCCTCTCAGG GCCCTGTATCTGATTGCTACCAACGGAACACCTGAGCTCCAGAACCCAGAGAAGCTGTCCGCCGTGTTCCGCGACTTCCTCAACCGTTGCCTAGAAATGGATGTTGACAGGAGAGGATCTGCGAAGGAACTCCTACAG CACCCGTTCCTGAAGTTAGCCAAACCCCTCTCCAGCCTGACGCCCCTTATTGTAGCTGCTAAGGAAGCCATAAAGAATAGCAGTCGCTAA
- the LOC118223468 gene encoding serine/threonine-protein kinase PAK 3-like isoform X2, producing the protein MSDSAGTEEKPPAPPLRMNSNNRDSSSANHSSKPLPMAPEEKNKKARLRSIFPGANKKKERERPEISLPSDFEHTIHVGFDAVTGEFTGIPEQWARLLQTSNITKLEQKKNPQAVLDVLKFYNSKETVNNQKYMSFTSGDKSAHGYIAPNPLKRLLSGPALTIRSCSALFDKATKTTTEPPLAPPVSEEEEEFDEEDEEDDDEEEEDEEEDDDDEPPPVIAPRPEHTKSIFTRSVLEPALPTAPVKEESKSPESLAPENTSSALYRHTDRQRKKSKMTDEEILERLRSIVSVGDPKKKYTRFEKIGQGASGTVYTAIDVATGQEVAVKQMNLQQQPKKELIINEILVMRENKNSNIVNYLDSYLVGDELWVVMEYLPGGSLTDVVTETCMDEGQIAAVCRECLQALDFLHSNQVIHRDIKSDNILLGMDGSVKLTDFGFCAQITPEQNKRSTMVGTPYWMAPEVVTRKAYGSKVDIWSLGIMAIEMVEGEPPYLNENPLRALYLIATNGTPELQNPEKLSAVFRDFLNRCLEMDVDRRGSAKELLQHPFLKLAKPLSSLTPLIVAAKEAIKNSSR; encoded by the exons ATGTCTGATAGTGCGGGCACTGAAGAGAaacctccagccccgcccctgagAATGAACAGCAACAACAGAGACTcttcatcagccaatcacagctctaaACCCCTTCCAATGGCTCCAGAGGAGAAGAACAAGAAGGCTCGTCTGCGCTCGATATTTCCAGGAG ccaataagaaaaaagaaagggagcGTCCAGAGATTTCTCTGCCCTCTGACTTCGAACACACCATACACGTCGGCTTTGATGCAGTTACCGGAGAGTTTACG GGCATCCCTGAGCAGTGGGCACGACTCCTCCAGACGTCCAACATCACCAAGCTGGAGCAGAAGAAGAACCCACAGGCCGTGCTGGACGTTCTCAAGTTCTACAACTCCAAAGAGACCGTCAACAACCAGAAATACATGAGCTTTACCTCTGGAG ATAAATCAGCACATGGTTATATAGCACCTAATCCTCTG AAACGCCTCCTGTCTGGGCCTGCTCTCACCATTAGATCCTGCAGCGCATTATTTGACAAG GCTACAAAGACCACAACTGAGCCGCCACTAGCCCCCCCTGTgtcagaggaggaagaggagtttgatgaagaggatgaagaagacgatgacgaggaggaggaagatgaagaagaagatgatgatgacgagCCTCCGCCTGTCATTGCTCCTCGACCGGAGCATACAAAATCT ATCTTCACCCGCTCTGTCCTTGAGCCAGCTCTACCCACTGCTCCTGTCAAAGAGGAGTCCAAATCCCCTGAATCGCTGGCCCCGGAGAACACCTCCAGCGCTCTGTATCGACACACGGACCGTCAGAGGAAGAAGTCCAAGATGACAGATGAGGAAATACTAGAGCGATTGA GGAGCATTGTGAGTGTGGGAGACCCAAAAAAGAAGTACACGCGCTTCGAGAAAATAGGACAAGG AGCTTCTGGGACTGTGTACACGGCCATCGACGTTGCCACAGGACAGGAG GTGGCTGTAAAACAGATGAACTTGCAGCAGCAGCCAAAGAAGGAGCTCATTATCAATGAGATCTTGGTGatgagggaaaacaaaaattccAACATCGTAAACTACCTGGACAG CTACCTGGTGGGGGACGAGCTGTGGGTCGTGATGGAGTACCTCCCCGGGGGCTCCTTGACCGATGTCGTTACCGAGACCTGCATGGACGAGGGTCAGATCGCGGCTGTCTGCAGAGAG TGTCTTCAGGCGCTGGACTTCCTGCACTCCAACCAGGTGATCCACAGGGACATCAAAAGTGACAACATCCTGCTGGGAATGGACGGGTCTGTGAAACTCA CGGATTTTGGCTTCTGCGCCCAGATCACCCCAGAGCAGAACAAACGCAGCACCATGGTGGGCACGCCCTACTGGATGGCCCCTGAGGTGGTGACCCGCAAAGCCTATGGCTCCAAGGTTGACATCTGGTCCCTGGGCATCATGGCTATTGAGATGGTGGAAGGGGAGCCTCCATACCTCAACGAAAATCCTCTCAGG GCCCTGTATCTGATTGCTACCAACGGAACACCTGAGCTCCAGAACCCAGAGAAGCTGTCCGCCGTGTTCCGCGACTTCCTCAACCGTTGCCTAGAAATGGATGTTGACAGGAGAGGATCTGCGAAGGAACTCCTACAG CACCCGTTCCTGAAGTTAGCCAAACCCCTCTCCAGCCTGACGCCCCTTATTGTAGCTGCTAAGGAAGCCATAAAGAATAGCAGTCGCTAA